From the Armatimonadota bacterium genome, one window contains:
- a CDS encoding 2Fe-2S iron-sulfur cluster-binding protein produces MPRVTINGIELEVEHGTTVLEAARFLGIPIPALCHDDSLTPYGACRLCLVEVGGPPRSRLQSACTLPVSDDLVVRTHSARVDRARRLLLELYVATCPQSKTLQDLASRYGVRRVRLEPEFEDCIQCGKCVRICREQMMAGAIGFAYRGPRRRVMSPFRWQSDLCRQCGACLRVCPVVELRCHGPQPEATLCAGCLNFAPACLAYHDQAMCFLDPCAACELAGPLRPDLVRPESPQETTRT; encoded by the coding sequence ATGCCCAGGGTGACCATCAACGGCATCGAACTCGAGGTGGAGCACGGGACAACCGTCCTGGAAGCGGCCCGCTTCCTGGGCATCCCGATTCCTGCGCTCTGCCACGATGACAGCCTGACCCCCTACGGGGCCTGTCGCCTCTGTCTGGTCGAAGTCGGCGGTCCTCCCCGCAGTCGGCTGCAGAGCGCCTGCACGCTGCCCGTCAGCGACGACCTCGTCGTCCGGACGCACTCCGCCCGCGTGGACCGCGCCCGCCGGCTGTTGCTGGAACTCTACGTGGCCACCTGCCCGCAGTCGAAAACCCTCCAGGACCTCGCCAGCCGCTACGGGGTCCGGCGGGTGCGTCTGGAGCCGGAATTTGAAGACTGCATCCAGTGCGGGAAGTGCGTGCGTATCTGCCGCGAGCAGATGATGGCGGGCGCCATCGGCTTCGCCTACCGCGGACCTCGCCGCAGGGTGATGAGCCCCTTCCGCTGGCAATCGGATCTCTGCCGGCAGTGCGGCGCCTGCCTTCGCGTCTGCCCGGTCGTCGAGCTGCGCTGCCACGGTCCGCAGCCCGAGGCCACCCTCTGCGCCGGCTGCCTGAACTTTGCCCCCGCCTGCCTTGCCTACCATGACCAGGCGATGTGTTTTCTGGATCCCTGCGCGGCCTGCGAACTGGCCGGACCCCTGCGCCCGGATCTGGTCCGGCCGGAATCCCCGCAGGAGACGACGCGCACGTAG
- a CDS encoding inorganic diphosphatase: MIVEALVEIPKGSRNKYEYDAQAGRLRLNRVLYSPLHYPADYGVILDTRAEDGDPLDVLILTYEATFPGCLVPVRPVGVLDMRDEKGRDQKILAVPDGDPRFHEVTDLADLPPHFLAEIRHFFEVYKTLEHKETEVFGWSGAAAAEETVREAQDRFRSGLP, translated from the coding sequence ATGATCGTCGAGGCCCTGGTTGAAATCCCCAAAGGCAGCCGCAACAAGTACGAGTACGATGCCCAGGCCGGGCGCCTGCGGTTGAACCGCGTGCTCTACTCCCCGCTGCACTACCCCGCGGACTACGGCGTCATCCTCGATACCCGGGCCGAGGACGGAGACCCGCTGGATGTCCTCATCCTGACCTACGAGGCGACCTTCCCGGGATGCCTGGTCCCCGTGCGGCCGGTCGGGGTGCTGGACATGCGGGACGAGAAAGGGCGGGATCAGAAGATCCTGGCCGTCCCCGACGGCGACCCGCGGTTCCACGAAGTCACCGATCTGGCCGACCTTCCCCCGCACTTCCTGGCCGAGATCCGCCACTTCTTCGAGGTCTACAAGACCCTGGAGCACAAAGAGACCGAAGTATTCGGCTGGTCCGGCGCCGCGGCCGCCGAGGAGACGGTGCGCGAGGCGCAGGACCGGTTCCGATCCGGCCTCCCCTAG
- a CDS encoding DinB family protein yields MIDFAHAYDVLSRARETLFDWIRPLDQARYTQAFPFGLHTLRRTMVEIAAAEGWLAMRIREEPFPVPFDWEEWPISERACPTFAALEAAWRLQMPQTRATLAAITEPGRIVENRMVGRRRIAIYRAAQGDLAMQLLMHEVHHRAQAMAMLRQFGIEAQDLDYIGFAQTVQREPRAPQMA; encoded by the coding sequence ATGATCGACTTCGCCCACGCCTACGACGTGCTCTCCCGGGCCAGGGAGACGCTGTTCGACTGGATCCGGCCGCTCGATCAGGCCCGGTACACCCAGGCCTTTCCCTTCGGGCTGCACACCCTGCGGAGGACGATGGTGGAGATCGCCGCCGCGGAGGGGTGGCTGGCCATGCGCATCCGGGAAGAGCCCTTCCCCGTGCCCTTCGATTGGGAGGAGTGGCCCATCTCGGAGCGAGCCTGTCCGACCTTCGCCGCCCTGGAAGCGGCCTGGCGCCTCCAGATGCCGCAGACCCGGGCCACCCTCGCCGCGATCACCGAACCCGGCCGCATCGTCGAGAACCGCATGGTCGGCCGCCGGCGTATCGCGATCTACCGGGCGGCCCAGGGGGACCTCGCCATGCAGTTGCTGATGCACGAGGTGCACCACCGCGCCCAGGCCATGGCCATGCTGCGGCAGTTCGGCATCGAGGCACAGGACCTGGACTACATCGGGTTCGCCCAGACCGTGCAGCGGGAGCCCCGGGCCCCGCAGATGGCATGA
- a CDS encoding FMN-binding glutamate synthase family protein, translated as MTYSRLNASAATLTKNRTEDSISPFSGMCTTCIDGCIGMCEIGKSAYRGAEMIYPQPFGIITTASGKNYPVDLSHFTILGRATGAWGIEPDSDKALFPNVNLEVTWGREPGLRSRLPFLLAALGSTNIAKTNWESLAIGAAISGTCLTVGENVCGMDPGAQISAGRVVSSSELEWRIRVFRDWQEDGWGEIIVQANVEDTRLGVHEYAIRALGVTAVELKWGQGAKDIGGEVKIRDLERARLLKHRGYIVLPDPDHPVVVEAFRRGSFREFERHSRVGMASRDAFLRRVEELRRLGARWVFLKTGAYRPADLARALKWSSEAGIDLLTVDAAGGGTGMSPWRMMNEWGIPAVELHSLLYQYCQRLARQGSYIPPIALAGGFTFEDQIFKGLALVAPYAKLIAWARGPLAAAMVGKTIGRRIAEGSLPVYIERFGTTVNEIFVAAPELQERYKDRFRLIPTGAIGLYTYYQRVAQGLRQLMCGARKFTLAHIARDDIAALTAEAAAASGIPLVSEVDREEAEEILAAA; from the coding sequence ATGACCTACTCCCGTCTGAACGCCTCGGCGGCCACGTTGACCAAGAACCGCACCGAGGACTCCATCAGCCCCTTCAGCGGGATGTGCACGACCTGCATCGACGGCTGCATCGGAATGTGCGAGATCGGCAAGTCGGCCTACCGCGGGGCGGAGATGATCTACCCCCAGCCCTTTGGGATCATCACCACCGCGTCGGGCAAGAACTACCCCGTGGATCTCTCCCACTTCACGATCCTAGGGCGGGCCACCGGCGCCTGGGGCATCGAACCCGACAGCGACAAAGCGCTCTTCCCCAACGTCAATCTCGAGGTCACCTGGGGTCGGGAGCCCGGTCTGCGCTCCAGGCTTCCCTTCCTGCTCGCCGCGCTTGGCTCGACGAACATCGCCAAGACCAACTGGGAGAGCCTGGCCATCGGCGCGGCCATATCCGGCACCTGCCTGACCGTGGGCGAAAACGTCTGCGGCATGGACCCGGGGGCGCAGATCTCCGCCGGGCGCGTGGTGTCCAGCAGCGAGCTGGAGTGGCGCATCCGCGTCTTCCGCGACTGGCAGGAAGACGGGTGGGGCGAGATCATCGTCCAGGCGAATGTGGAAGACACCAGGCTCGGTGTCCACGAATACGCCATCCGCGCCCTGGGCGTCACCGCCGTGGAGCTCAAGTGGGGCCAGGGCGCCAAGGACATCGGAGGCGAGGTCAAGATCCGCGACCTGGAGCGGGCGCGCCTGCTCAAGCACCGCGGGTACATCGTGCTGCCCGACCCCGACCACCCGGTCGTCGTCGAGGCCTTCCGCCGCGGCAGTTTCCGCGAGTTCGAGCGTCACTCGCGCGTCGGCATGGCCAGCCGGGACGCCTTCCTGCGCCGTGTCGAGGAGCTGCGCAGGCTGGGCGCCAGGTGGGTCTTCCTGAAGACCGGGGCCTATCGCCCCGCCGACCTGGCCCGTGCCCTCAAGTGGTCCTCCGAAGCCGGGATCGACCTGCTCACCGTGGACGCCGCCGGCGGCGGGACCGGCATGAGTCCCTGGCGCATGATGAACGAGTGGGGCATCCCGGCCGTCGAGCTGCACTCGCTGCTGTACCAGTACTGCCAGCGACTGGCCCGCCAGGGGAGCTACATTCCGCCCATCGCCCTGGCCGGCGGGTTCACCTTTGAAGATCAAATCTTCAAAGGCCTGGCCCTGGTGGCACCCTACGCCAAACTGATCGCCTGGGCGCGGGGACCGCTGGCCGCGGCTATGGTGGGCAAGACCATCGGACGGCGCATCGCGGAGGGCAGCCTGCCCGTCTACATTGAACGCTTCGGCACGACGGTCAACGAAATCTTCGTCGCCGCGCCCGAGCTGCAGGAACGCTACAAGGATCGCTTCCGCCTGATCCCCACGGGGGCCATCGGCCTCTACACCTACTACCAGCGCGTGGCCCAGGGGCTGCGGCAGCTGATGTGCGGGGCGCGCAAATTCACCCTCGCCCACATCGCCCGCGATGACATCGCCGCCCTCACCGCCGAGGCCGCGGCGGCCAGCGGCATCCCGCTGGTCTCCGAGGTCGATCGCGAGGAGGCCGAAGAGATCCTCGCGGCCGCCTGA